From the Mytilus trossulus isolate FHL-02 unplaced genomic scaffold, PNRI_Mtr1.1.1.hap1 h1tg001415l__unscaffolded, whole genome shotgun sequence genome, one window contains:
- the LOC134704444 gene encoding LOW QUALITY PROTEIN: cytochrome c oxidase subunit 3-like (The sequence of the model RefSeq protein was modified relative to this genomic sequence to represent the inferred CDS: substituted 9 bases at 9 genomic stop codons) produces MNRNPYSRYYVPGPSPWPFFVAISANGIAVGLILXLHRTPRFLLIGMRLGCILLRTFRXWRDLIREGDIGFHTRFVIKRFRDGVALFILSEVMFFFSFFWTFFHNALRPSCELGMRXPPPGIRTPNPSSTRLFETGLLIRRGLFVTQAHKRMRLKDYDVGPFIGLVVTILCGTVFFLVQLREYYXNSYTIADRVYGRVFYLLTGFHGMHVVVGTLXLMVRLVRLWRGEFSSQRHFGFEACIWYXHFVDVVWVALXCLVYVWFGGWLYMWWFKIXDGDVYTFKYPDAKPSWYAYIQEEHAPSXYKIPDHLKG; encoded by the coding sequence ATGAATCGTAATCCTTATTCTCGTTACTATGTACCAGGTCCAAGTCCGTGGCCCTTTTTTGTGGCTATCTCGGCAAACGGAATAGCGGTAGGGTTAATTTTGTGACTGCATCGAACTCCCAGATTTCTATTAATAGGAATGAGGTTGGGGTGTATACTATTGAGAACTTTTAGATGATGGCGAGACTTAATTCGTGAGGGAGATATTGGGTTTCATACTCGCTTCGTAATCAAGAGATTTCGTGATGGAGTTGCCCTTTTTATTCTGTCTGAAGTAatgttcttcttttcttttttttggactTTCTTCCATAATGCCTTAAGACCCTCGTGTGAACTAGGGATGCGATGACCCCCTCCAGGGATCCGCACGCCAAACCCGTCGTCGACAAGGCTGTTCGAGACAGGTCTTTTAATTAGGAGGGGGTTATTCGTAACTCAAGCCCATAAGAGAATGCGTTTGAAGGATTATGATGTTGGGCCATTTATTGGCCTAGTGGTAACAATTTTATGTGGGACTGTGTTCTTCCTAGTGCAACTTCGAGAATACTACTGAAACTCATACACTATTGCAGATAGGGTGTATGGAAGAGTGTTTTATTTACTAACTGGGTTTCATGGAATGCACGTAGTTGTGGGGACTCTTTGACTAATGGTGAGGTTAGTCCGACTATGGCGTGGGGAGTTTTCCAGTCAACGGCACTTTGGTTTTGAGGCTTGCATTTGGTACTGACACTTcgtagatgtggtatgggtaGCATTATGATGTTTAGTATATGTGTGGTTTGGAGGATGGTTATACATGTGGTGGTTCAAAATATGAGACGGGGACGTCTATACGTTTAAGTACCCAGACGCAAAGCCTTCGTGGTATGCGTACATTCAAGAAGAGCATGCTCCGTCCTGATATAAGATTCCTGACcatttaaaaggttaa
- the LOC134704440 gene encoding LOW QUALITY PROTEIN: NADH-ubiquinone oxidoreductase chain 2-like (The sequence of the model RefSeq protein was modified relative to this genomic sequence to represent the inferred CDS: substituted 3 bases at 3 genomic stop codons): MVSFVVRPIKLVRLGVILIGTILRVRREEIVGVXLGLELNLYGFLVIINPDGHYSPEPCVKYFVVQRTGSILILVGFVTLIEQHVVRGLVIRGAGTVLKSGVFPLHSWVPSIIKNSRWLARGLILTWQKVAPLVFLSIIIPSKGLXVVIVLIAGIGAVGGLNQNSVRVISAYSSFVHTSXMLLGLTWSRVVFVGYFAVYSLSVGLFFYGCSIINKTRMGGQISRAARGIGLLILMGMPPFLGFLAKVLVFLMRGRAVIVACIIGSVIRLKFYIDFFYRIVIKRLVDKNKAEFKIMWRIVIGANLAGGALILVRFI, from the coding sequence ATGGTAAGCTTTGTGGTAAGACCTATAAAATTAGTGAGATTAGGGGTAATATTGATCGGGACAATTCTTAGGGTTAGAAGAGAAGAGATAGTAGGGGTGTGACTCGGTTTAGAGCTAAATCTGTATGGATTTCTTGTAATTATAAACCCTGATGGTCACTATAGTCCTGAGCcctgtgtaaaatattttgtggtaCAAAGAACGGGGTCAATTCTGATACTAGTGGGTTTTGTAACCTTGATAGAGCAGCACGTAGTGAGAGGGCTGGTGATAAGGGGGGCGGGTACAGTGTTAAAATCTGGCGTTTTCCCGCTACATTCGTGGGTCCCTTCAATTATTAAGAACAGCAGATGGTTAGCAAGAGGGTTAATATTAACTTGGCAAAAAGTCGCCCCCCTtgtctttttatcaataattatacCCTCTAAGGGGTTGTGAGTAGTAATTGTATTGATAGCTGGAATTGGGGCAGTAGGGGGCCTTAACCAGAATTCAGTACGAGTAATAAGCGCGTACTCGTCGTTTGTGCATACATCATGAATGCTGTTAGGGCTCACATGGTCAAGAGTAGTCTTTGTAGGGTATTTTGCAGTTTACTCGCTGTCGGTAGGGCTGTTTTTTTATGGGTgctcaataataaacaaaacaagaatgggCGGTCAGATTAGTAGAGCCGCGAGGGGTATAGGGTTACTGATACTGATGGGGATGCCTCCTTTCCTTGGCTTTCTAGCGAAAGTATTGGTGTTTCTAATGAGAGGAAGGGCTGTAATCGTGGCTTGTATTATAGGTTCAGTAATCAGGCTAAAATTCtacattgactttttttataggATAGTAATAAAAAGGTTAGTAGACAAAAACAAAGCAGAATTCAAGATTATGTGGAGGATAGTGATCGGGGCTAACCTAGCAGGGGGGGCATTGATCTTGGTGAGATTTATTTAG